One window of the Mycobacterium sp. SVM_VP21 genome contains the following:
- the lexA gene encoding transcriptional repressor LexA: MSDSSSNPAGPDSALTARQRTILNVIRASVNERGYPPSIREIGDAVGLTSTSSVAHQLRTLERKGYLRRDPNRPRAVDVRGQDDMAGAVEAVQRTEFAGSDALPEPAFIPVLGRIAAGGPILAEEAVEDVFPLPRELVGDGELFLLKVVGESMVDAAICDGDWVVVRQQNVADNGDIVAAMIDGEATVKTFKRTGGQVWLMPHNPIFDPIPGNDAVVLGKVVTVIRKV, encoded by the coding sequence ATGAGTGACAGCAGCAGTAACCCAGCGGGTCCGGACTCAGCGCTGACCGCCCGGCAGCGCACGATCCTGAACGTCATCCGCGCTTCGGTGAACGAGCGGGGTTACCCGCCGAGCATCCGCGAGATCGGCGACGCCGTCGGACTGACCTCGACCTCCTCGGTTGCTCACCAGCTGCGCACGCTCGAACGCAAGGGCTATCTGCGCCGTGACCCCAACCGTCCCCGCGCGGTCGACGTCCGTGGCCAGGACGACATGGCCGGCGCCGTCGAGGCCGTGCAGCGCACCGAGTTCGCCGGTTCGGATGCGCTGCCCGAGCCCGCTTTCATTCCGGTTCTGGGCCGGATCGCGGCCGGCGGGCCGATCCTGGCCGAGGAAGCCGTCGAGGATGTCTTCCCGCTCCCCCGCGAGCTGGTCGGTGACGGTGAACTGTTCTTGCTCAAGGTGGTCGGCGAATCGATGGTGGACGCCGCGATCTGCGACGGCGACTGGGTTGTGGTGCGCCAGCAGAACGTCGCCGACAACGGCGACATCGTGGCCGCAATGATCGATGGCGAGGCGACCGTCAAGACGTTCAAACGCACCGGCGGTCAGGTCTGGCTGATGCCGCACAACCCCATTTTCGATCCCATACCCGGCAACGATGCGGTGGTGCTGGGCAAGGTCGTGACCGTCATCCGCAAGGTCTGA